The following are encoded in a window of Bdellovibrio svalbardensis genomic DNA:
- a CDS encoding rhodanese-like domain-containing protein: MTVKPMAFTTVEFETKTENPNYEGVFDIAPAELQQKMNQVKMIDVRQPDEFTGELGHVGGAELIVLDTLPSQIANLPKDQTIVFICRSGARSGNATAYALMNGFTNVYNMKGGMLLWNQLQLPVER; the protein is encoded by the coding sequence ATGACAGTAAAGCCTATGGCATTCACAACAGTTGAGTTCGAAACAAAAACGGAAAACCCGAACTACGAGGGTGTATTCGATATTGCTCCTGCTGAACTTCAACAAAAAATGAATCAAGTTAAAATGATCGACGTTCGCCAACCTGACGAATTCACTGGCGAGCTCGGCCATGTGGGCGGAGCTGAGTTGATCGTACTTGATACTTTACCAAGTCAAATTGCCAATCTGCCAAAGGATCAGACTATTGTGTTCATCTGTCGCAGCGGAGCCCGCTCGGGCAACGCCACTGCTTATGCGCTGATGAATGGATTTACGAACGTTTACAACATGAAAGGCGGAATGTTGCTTTGGAATCAATTGCAACTGCCCGTTGAAAGATAA
- the panC gene encoding pantoate--beta-alanine ligase: protein MTVVLRSPQEFKQWRRQQKGSSVGFVPTMGALHSGHEELLKRARQENDLVVLSIFVNPTQFNDPKDFEKYPLTWDQDLKMAETNKVDAIFYPRYPEMYPDNYRYKVTEGEYSKLLDGAHRPGHFDGVLSVVMKLFNIVAPTKAYFGEKDFQQMTLIKGMVESFFMDLEIVPVATVREEDGLAKSSRNTRLNSEERAKAPAIYKAIRESKSAEEAANSLNQQGFKVDYVTDIDNRRYVAAFLGEVRLIDNVQI, encoded by the coding sequence ATGACAGTTGTTCTGCGCTCTCCTCAGGAATTCAAGCAATGGCGTCGGCAACAAAAAGGTTCCTCCGTAGGATTTGTACCCACGATGGGCGCTTTGCACTCTGGCCACGAAGAGTTGTTGAAGCGTGCACGCCAGGAAAATGACTTGGTGGTTCTGTCTATTTTCGTTAATCCCACTCAGTTCAATGATCCTAAAGACTTTGAGAAATATCCTCTGACCTGGGATCAGGATTTGAAAATGGCCGAGACAAATAAAGTCGACGCGATTTTCTATCCACGCTATCCGGAAATGTATCCTGATAACTATCGCTACAAAGTCACAGAGGGCGAGTATTCAAAGCTTTTGGACGGAGCTCATCGCCCAGGCCACTTTGATGGCGTACTGTCCGTGGTTATGAAACTTTTCAATATCGTTGCTCCCACCAAAGCGTACTTTGGCGAAAAAGACTTTCAGCAAATGACTTTGATCAAAGGCATGGTTGAAAGCTTCTTTATGGATCTGGAAATCGTTCCCGTTGCAACCGTGCGCGAAGAAGACGGCCTTGCGAAAAGTTCCCGCAATACTCGTCTGAATTCTGAAGAACGCGCCAAAGCTCCTGCGATCTATAAAGCTATCCGCGAAAGCAAATCTGCCGAGGAAGCTGCAAACAGTTTGAATCAGCAGGGTTTCAAAGTCGACTATGTCACCGACATCGACAACCGCCGTTATGTGGCGGCATTTTTAGGTGAAGTAAGGTTGATCGACAATGTCCAAATCTAA
- a CDS encoding M13 family metallopeptidase, with protein sequence MNHSLNRVALSALLASVCLFSATGYAKAPSSEIPEKREFPLSTTTNPCEDFHKYVCSEAEASFKLRPDRSHHLFAFSDSRERLLEIKKKFMAELPQKKGLSERSEQMRDMYMSCMDPKARANSEKAEVKKFQKDLKDIETTEELVTYVNTHASKGLFGPFVWMGNTPDLDNPKKLNIIIGGSLMNLPDHKYYEDAKLMADYKKLLTSFFKAIDPKVKAADAEKRATDLVELEKDFIKVFPVAAVRRQRWSERFLSTQEDTIKKYPNLKFEILFKKTPKDALVSQPIAETATFLNEELPKRPLAVWKDYLLVKNLSDQMDDAYPKFFQQNFDFEKKYFGGPDTRSVRAERCTDMVTEYFMKELDAALVDQVFPNFDEKKVQDVAESIRASILEGLKNNKWLSSEGKKGAIAKIKVARLQLVKPHSDKEWDFMPIRKYTKTDLMVNKHLYREAAHSKMMKELQEPANQDAWGMGPLTVNAYYSENENKFVLPIGILQYPFYNKDGSLIENLGAVGAVVGHELGHSIDDNGAKYDSEGRLKQWMTQKDVFDFAARQKKLVDQFNKAEHDGRLTLGENTADLVGMTFAYNAAFPEGKGSVDDKKKFFVAYGRLWCSVTRPDFEKLMRKTDPHASGAARINEQVKQQPAFAEVFQCKAGDKMTLPENERVQIW encoded by the coding sequence ATGAACCATTCTTTAAATAGAGTCGCCTTATCGGCTCTGCTTGCTTCTGTTTGTTTATTCTCTGCGACCGGATATGCCAAAGCGCCCTCTTCGGAAATTCCAGAAAAACGTGAATTTCCATTGAGCACCACGACGAATCCCTGTGAAGACTTTCACAAGTACGTTTGTTCTGAGGCTGAGGCTTCATTCAAGCTTCGCCCGGATCGCAGCCACCATCTCTTTGCCTTCAGCGACTCTCGCGAACGTCTATTGGAAATCAAAAAGAAGTTCATGGCAGAATTGCCCCAGAAAAAAGGCTTGAGCGAACGCAGTGAGCAAATGCGCGATATGTACATGTCCTGCATGGATCCCAAAGCCCGCGCCAATTCAGAAAAAGCTGAAGTTAAAAAATTTCAGAAAGATTTAAAAGACATTGAGACGACGGAGGAGCTGGTTACTTACGTCAACACACATGCATCGAAAGGTCTTTTCGGTCCCTTTGTGTGGATGGGAAATACTCCTGACTTAGATAATCCGAAAAAACTGAATATTATTATCGGCGGAAGCCTCATGAACCTTCCTGATCATAAATATTATGAGGATGCGAAGTTGATGGCGGATTATAAAAAACTGCTGACGTCCTTCTTCAAAGCTATCGATCCCAAGGTAAAAGCTGCTGATGCGGAAAAACGCGCGACGGATTTGGTTGAGCTCGAAAAAGACTTCATTAAAGTTTTCCCCGTGGCGGCAGTACGCCGTCAACGCTGGAGTGAAAGATTTCTTTCCACTCAGGAAGACACCATCAAAAAGTATCCAAATCTAAAGTTTGAAATTCTGTTTAAAAAGACACCGAAAGACGCTTTAGTCAGCCAGCCGATTGCAGAGACCGCGACCTTCCTCAACGAGGAACTTCCGAAACGTCCTTTGGCTGTTTGGAAAGACTATCTTTTGGTTAAAAATCTTTCCGACCAAATGGATGACGCCTATCCAAAATTCTTCCAACAAAACTTCGATTTCGAAAAGAAATACTTCGGCGGACCTGACACTCGCTCCGTTCGTGCTGAGCGTTGTACAGATATGGTTACGGAATATTTCATGAAGGAACTGGATGCGGCACTGGTCGATCAAGTCTTCCCGAACTTTGATGAAAAGAAAGTTCAAGATGTCGCGGAAAGCATTCGTGCCAGCATTTTGGAAGGCCTTAAAAATAATAAATGGCTTTCTTCCGAGGGTAAAAAAGGCGCTATTGCCAAGATCAAAGTCGCTCGCTTGCAACTCGTAAAACCTCACTCCGATAAAGAGTGGGACTTCATGCCGATTCGTAAATACACAAAGACGGATCTGATGGTGAACAAGCATCTTTACCGTGAAGCGGCTCACAGCAAAATGATGAAAGAGCTTCAAGAGCCTGCCAACCAAGATGCATGGGGTATGGGACCTTTGACGGTGAATGCTTATTACAGTGAGAACGAAAACAAATTCGTTTTGCCAATCGGGATTCTTCAATATCCGTTCTACAACAAGGACGGTTCGTTGATTGAAAATCTTGGGGCCGTGGGAGCGGTTGTGGGCCACGAACTCGGTCATAGCATCGATGACAATGGTGCCAAGTATGATTCCGAGGGCCGCCTTAAACAATGGATGACTCAAAAAGATGTCTTCGACTTTGCCGCTCGTCAGAAGAAATTGGTCGATCAGTTCAATAAAGCTGAACATGATGGCCGTTTGACCTTGGGAGAAAACACAGCGGACCTTGTCGGGATGACTTTTGCTTACAACGCCGCATTCCCTGAAGGCAAAGGCAGCGTGGACGACAAGAAGAAGTTTTTTGTGGCCTATGGCCGCCTGTGGTGCTCAGTCACTCGCCCTGATTTTGAGAAGTTAATGAGGAAAACCGATCCCCATGCTTCGGGCGCGGCTCGCATCAATGAGCAAGTGAAGCAACAACCGGCCTTCGCGGAAGTATTCCAGTGTAAAGCCGGAGACAAGATGACCCTGCCGGAAAATGAGCGAGTTCAAATCTGGTAG
- a CDS encoding SDR family NAD(P)-dependent oxidoreductase, with protein sequence MKKIAVVTGASRGLGYATSEALAQRGFKVVMAMRDPEKSQKQINAMKMKDLDVVAMKLDVSQEKSINEFAEAFRREYGYLDVLVNNAGIFIDDEDGGNKSVFKTKSSTIQKTFATNTLGPFLLTQKLFPLMQQEGSGRIVNVSSGMGQLSEMDGNYAAYRISKTALNVVTQVFAAEGKGHDILVNSICPGWVRTDMGGAGASRDINQGIKGILWAATLPKGGPTGGFFRDGDAIPW encoded by the coding sequence ATGAAGAAAATTGCAGTTGTCACTGGAGCCAGTCGCGGTCTTGGATATGCAACCAGCGAAGCCCTCGCGCAAAGAGGCTTCAAAGTCGTCATGGCGATGAGAGATCCAGAGAAATCTCAAAAGCAAATCAACGCAATGAAAATGAAAGACCTCGATGTCGTTGCAATGAAACTTGATGTGTCTCAAGAAAAGAGCATCAACGAATTCGCGGAAGCTTTTCGCCGCGAATACGGTTATCTGGATGTCCTGGTGAACAATGCGGGCATCTTCATTGATGACGAAGACGGTGGAAATAAATCCGTATTCAAGACAAAGTCGTCAACGATTCAAAAAACCTTTGCGACAAATACTCTGGGCCCTTTCTTGCTCACCCAAAAACTCTTCCCTTTGATGCAACAAGAGGGCAGTGGTCGCATCGTGAACGTTTCCTCTGGTATGGGCCAGCTCAGTGAAATGGACGGCAATTATGCTGCCTATCGCATTTCAAAAACTGCACTTAACGTAGTCACGCAAGTCTTCGCCGCCGAAGGCAAAGGCCACGATATTCTAGTCAATTCCATCTGCCCTGGTTGGGTCCGTACCGACATGGGCGGCGCAGGAGCAAGCCGTGATATCAATCAAGGAATCAAAGGCATTCTTTGGGCAGCCACTCTTCCAAAGGGCGGCCCCACAGGCGGCTTCTTCCGAGACGGCGACGCCATCCCTTGGTAA
- a CDS encoding HAD-IG family 5'-nucleotidase, whose amino-acid sequence MPGKVFVNRTLNMKKIRYVGVDMDHTLVRYNSENFERLSHTTMIDKLVKRGYPETLRKLTFDYNFAIRGLVIDRKMGNLLKLNRYTAIRASYHGLKPLDFKSHQKLYKSTYIDLSNSDYLAVDTSFSISSANLIAQIVELKDTDTANKYPEYVQIADDVMDAVDEAHRDGSLKDVVKQNLDHYIIKDPSLVAGLEKFRRHGKKIFVLTNSDYHYTKLLLDYAIQPFLKDHKSWQDLFEIVITFASKPKFFYESQRYLRVNPEDGTMTNMEGKLTPGIYQGGNAKKFTADLDLQGDDILYIGDHIYGDILRLKKDCNWRTAMVIEELDVEVENNKKAEPINQEIEILMKKKEPLEDELTEIMTKKIEKSADLNESQIEVLQKTISEIDGQISQLIKKQQSMYNSNWGQLMRAGNEESYFAYQLDRYACVYMEKLAGLLELSPRTYFRAPRRPLAHEIF is encoded by the coding sequence ATGCCTGGAAAAGTATTTGTTAATAGAACTCTTAATATGAAAAAAATCCGCTATGTCGGCGTCGACATGGACCATACGCTTGTTCGCTACAACAGCGAAAACTTCGAGCGTTTGTCACACACGACAATGATCGACAAGCTGGTAAAACGCGGTTACCCAGAAACTTTGCGCAAACTGACGTTTGACTACAACTTCGCCATTCGCGGACTTGTTATCGACCGTAAGATGGGAAATCTTTTGAAATTGAATCGCTACACGGCGATTCGCGCGAGCTACCATGGCTTGAAACCCCTCGACTTCAAAAGCCATCAGAAATTGTACAAGTCGACATACATCGACCTCAGCAACAGTGACTACTTGGCTGTCGATACCTCGTTCTCGATCTCTTCTGCAAATTTGATTGCACAGATCGTTGAATTGAAAGACACCGACACTGCCAATAAGTACCCTGAATACGTGCAAATCGCCGACGACGTTATGGACGCTGTCGATGAAGCGCATCGTGATGGTTCTTTGAAAGATGTCGTGAAGCAAAACTTGGATCATTACATCATTAAAGATCCAAGCTTGGTCGCAGGACTTGAAAAGTTCCGCCGTCATGGAAAGAAGATCTTCGTTCTAACGAACTCTGACTACCATTACACGAAGTTGCTTTTGGACTATGCGATTCAACCTTTCCTGAAAGATCACAAATCTTGGCAGGATCTGTTTGAGATCGTGATCACTTTCGCTTCCAAGCCTAAGTTCTTCTATGAAAGCCAAAGATATCTTCGTGTAAACCCTGAAGATGGCACCATGACAAACATGGAAGGCAAGTTGACACCGGGAATCTACCAAGGCGGAAACGCTAAGAAGTTCACAGCCGACTTGGATCTTCAAGGTGATGACATTCTTTACATCGGGGACCATATCTACGGTGACATCCTTCGCTTGAAGAAGGATTGCAACTGGAGAACTGCCATGGTCATCGAAGAGCTGGATGTTGAAGTTGAAAACAACAAAAAGGCAGAGCCCATCAATCAAGAGATCGAAATTCTGATGAAGAAAAAAGAACCTCTTGAAGATGAACTTACTGAGATCATGACCAAGAAGATTGAAAAGTCTGCAGATCTTAATGAATCGCAAATCGAAGTTCTGCAAAAGACCATTTCAGAAATCGATGGTCAGATCAGTCAGCTCATCAAGAAACAACAGTCGATGTACAACTCGAACTGGGGTCAATTGATGAGAGCCGGAAACGAAGAAAGCTACTTCGCTTACCAACTAGATCGTTACGCTTGCGTCTATATGGAAAAGCTGGCGGGCCTCTTGGAACTTTCTCCAAGAACCTACTTCCGCGCTCCACGCAGACCTCTCGCCCACGAGATTTTCTAA
- a CDS encoding Rossmann-like and DUF2520 domain-containing protein, translated as MATNKLSSTSYLVIGSGRVARHIGHYFHLLNLKHKSWDRSQDPHALKKLIHESSHVLLAISDNAIEGFFRLHLAGLEKTVVHFSGAHNFDVMIAAHPLMTFGPDLYDLEFYKKIHFTMTGASLNEALPGLTNPSSVLPAEQKALYHAYCVLGGNFTTLLLAKMLEGFAEMKIPSEAAKLYIEKVVGNTFAEPGKALTGPLVRKDIETVNANLQALDSDSTAEIYKAFLKTYWPEYPRK; from the coding sequence ATGGCGACGAATAAGTTATCTTCTACAAGCTATTTAGTTATTGGCTCTGGCCGCGTCGCCCGACATATCGGTCACTATTTCCATTTATTAAATTTAAAACATAAAAGCTGGGATCGCTCTCAAGACCCTCATGCGTTAAAGAAATTGATTCATGAAAGCAGCCATGTGCTCTTAGCAATCAGTGACAACGCGATTGAAGGCTTCTTTCGCTTGCACCTCGCGGGCCTTGAAAAAACAGTCGTGCACTTCTCAGGGGCGCATAACTTTGATGTTATGATTGCCGCCCACCCCTTAATGACGTTTGGTCCTGATCTGTATGATCTCGAATTCTATAAAAAGATCCACTTCACTATGACGGGTGCTTCTTTAAATGAAGCCCTGCCTGGCCTGACAAATCCTTCGAGTGTTTTGCCTGCCGAACAAAAAGCTCTTTACCATGCCTATTGCGTGCTCGGTGGCAACTTCACGACTTTGCTTCTTGCCAAGATGCTTGAAGGCTTTGCTGAGATGAAAATTCCCTCTGAAGCAGCAAAGCTTTATATTGAGAAGGTGGTTGGCAACACTTTCGCAGAGCCTGGCAAAGCTCTGACAGGCCCCTTGGTCAGAAAAGATATTGAAACAGTGAATGCAAATTTGCAGGCACTGGATTCCGATTCGACGGCAGAAATCTACAAAGCGTTTTTAAAAACATACTGGCCCGAATATCCCAGAAAGTGA
- the panB gene encoding 3-methyl-2-oxobutanoate hydroxymethyltransferase, translated as MKSILDFHEKKIKKQKFTMVTCYDYTFAKILAESDVDCLLVGDSLANTMLGHQTTLSATVDIMALYTGAVARGAGDKKFIVGDMPFMSYRKGVTASMTAAEVIMRAGAHAVKLEGGEGNYKLVKHMIGSGVPVMGHLGLTPQSVHQLGGFKVQGRDEKAQARIKEEALRLQDAGSFCIVLECVPSHLAEEITAALDIPTIGIGAGPATDGQVLVLQDMLGMNQGFKPKFLKTYYDGFNNLKEAFNTYHQEVIHSEFPTEKESYS; from the coding sequence ATGAAATCCATCCTCGACTTCCACGAAAAGAAAATTAAAAAGCAAAAATTCACCATGGTGACTTGCTATGACTACACATTCGCAAAGATTCTTGCCGAGAGTGATGTCGATTGTCTTCTGGTCGGAGATTCTCTCGCCAACACCATGCTGGGACATCAAACGACTCTAAGCGCGACTGTTGATATTATGGCTCTTTACACTGGTGCAGTCGCACGCGGCGCTGGCGATAAGAAATTCATCGTCGGTGACATGCCTTTCATGAGCTATCGCAAAGGTGTTACGGCCTCAATGACAGCCGCAGAGGTCATCATGCGTGCCGGTGCTCACGCGGTGAAACTTGAAGGCGGAGAAGGAAACTACAAACTGGTCAAACACATGATCGGCTCTGGCGTTCCAGTGATGGGGCATTTGGGTTTAACTCCTCAATCCGTGCATCAACTTGGCGGCTTTAAAGTTCAAGGTCGCGATGAGAAAGCACAAGCACGCATCAAGGAAGAAGCTTTACGTCTGCAGGATGCCGGGTCCTTCTGCATCGTTCTTGAATGTGTTCCTTCGCATTTGGCAGAAGAAATCACGGCGGCCTTGGACATTCCAACGATCGGCATCGGCGCGGGCCCTGCCACTGACGGACAGGTTCTGGTTCTGCAAGATATGCTCGGCATGAATCAAGGGTTCAAACCGAAATTCTTGAAAACTTACTATGACGGCTTTAACAACCTCAAAGAGGCTTTCAATACCTATCATCAAGAGGTTATCCACAGCGAATTCCCCACAGAGAAAGAGAGCTACTCATGA
- a CDS encoding DEAD/DEAH box helicase, which yields MTKAVVDLSPEQAEALDLLRSGENVFLTGGAGSGKSFLIRQFMRELDPKEFPILASTGAAAVLLGGRTFHSFFGLGIMEGGADAAYERASRDNKLMARLRKVEGVIIDEISMIPGQALMIAEALSQKARESKLPWGGLRIIAVGDFAQLPPVTQTGARDWCFLNEVWKNSGFQTSMLSHNQRVSDNLFLDILSDVRHGLSTPRVRDFLNEHIQHHDPDHPGTRLFPRKINAENFNQMKLKELHEEEVTIDSIYFGSEKHIEILMKTAPVPVKLVLKLGCRVMFLQNDPQKRWVNGTRGVVTDIADDKIIVKKDGGREVQVDKSSFALQDAEGNVMASVIQFPLTLAYATTIHKSQGATLDDLWCDLSHLWEPGHAYVALSRLRSAEGLHLIGWNPRSIIVDPKVLDFYKKLEK from the coding sequence ATGACAAAAGCCGTTGTAGATTTATCACCCGAGCAAGCCGAAGCTCTGGATCTTTTAAGATCTGGAGAGAATGTCTTTCTGACGGGTGGTGCTGGCAGCGGCAAAAGCTTTCTGATCAGACAGTTCATGAGGGAGCTTGATCCCAAAGAGTTTCCGATCCTTGCCAGCACGGGAGCGGCGGCCGTGCTTTTGGGCGGTCGTACTTTCCATAGCTTTTTTGGATTGGGAATCATGGAAGGCGGAGCGGACGCGGCCTACGAGCGTGCTTCCCGGGATAATAAACTGATGGCGCGTCTTCGCAAAGTTGAGGGCGTGATCATTGATGAAATCTCAATGATTCCTGGCCAAGCCTTGATGATTGCCGAAGCCTTGTCACAAAAAGCCCGTGAATCAAAACTTCCCTGGGGCGGTCTACGTATTATCGCTGTCGGGGATTTTGCACAGTTACCACCAGTCACCCAAACCGGTGCTCGCGATTGGTGCTTCTTGAATGAAGTTTGGAAAAATTCGGGATTTCAAACCTCGATGCTTTCGCACAACCAAAGAGTTTCGGACAATCTTTTTTTGGATATCTTAAGTGATGTGCGCCACGGGCTTTCCACTCCACGTGTGCGCGATTTCCTGAATGAACATATTCAACATCATGATCCTGATCATCCGGGCACGCGACTTTTCCCTCGTAAGATCAATGCTGAAAACTTCAATCAAATGAAGCTTAAAGAATTGCACGAAGAAGAAGTTACGATTGATTCGATTTACTTTGGCTCTGAGAAGCATATTGAAATTCTGATGAAGACCGCTCCGGTTCCCGTGAAGCTGGTGTTGAAGCTGGGGTGTCGTGTGATGTTCCTGCAGAATGATCCGCAAAAACGCTGGGTGAACGGAACTCGTGGAGTCGTGACCGATATTGCCGATGATAAAATCATCGTTAAAAAAGATGGCGGTCGCGAAGTGCAGGTGGATAAGTCTTCTTTTGCTCTTCAAGATGCCGAAGGAAATGTCATGGCGTCGGTCATTCAATTCCCACTGACCTTGGCTTATGCCACGACCATTCATAAAAGCCAGGGGGCGACTCTTGATGATCTATGGTGTGATCTTAGTCATCTGTGGGAACCCGGTCATGCATACGTCGCTTTAAGTCGTCTAAGAAGTGCTGAAGGCTTGCATTTGATTGGCTGGAATCCTCGATCGATTATTGTCGATCCGAAGGTTTTGGATTTTTATAAGAAGCTCGAGAAATAG